One window of the Camelina sativa cultivar DH55 chromosome 1, Cs, whole genome shotgun sequence genome contains the following:
- the LOC104774422 gene encoding uncharacterized protein LOC104774422, with the protein MPRQKQSVENLLLLGKIRKRGCSSPTSSTSSILREGYRFKRAIVVGKRGGSTTPVPTWRLMGRSPSPRAAASNGSLLHAASPSHCGSKSGKVAAAPVSARKLAATLWEMNEMPSPRLVVEEEAVPMIRKSRKERIAPLPPPRSSVHSGSLPPHLSDPSHSPVSERMERSGTGSRQRRASSNVQKLRLGDCNVGARDPISNGSFMDIETRSRVETPNGSTVGVKTRLKDCSNALTTSKELLKIINRMWCQDDRPSSSMSLVSALHSELERARLQVNQVIHEHKPENNDISYLMKRFAEEKAAWKSNEQEVVEAAIESVAGELEVERKLRRRFESLNKKLGKELAETKSALMKAVKEIENEKRARVMVEKVCDELARDISEDKAEVEELKRESFKVKEEVEKEREMLQLADALREERVQMKLSEAKHQLEEKNAAVDKLRNQLQTYLKAKRCKEKIREPPHTQLHNEETGEYLNHHHIGFGSYNTEDGEVEDGNEEDSGGESDLHSIELNIDNKSYKWPYGEENRGRKSTPRKSLSLQRSISDCVDWVVQSEKLQKSGGDGGLDWGRSIEVEPKGYLDETLAYKPNKASSKDHHLVSGSRLSNFRGGSVSKSRLSDAAKGENQNARKSRW; encoded by the exons ATGCCGAGGCAAAAGCAAAGCGTAGAGAATCTTCTTCTACTAGGTAAAATCAGGAAACGTGGATGTTCATCGCCGACGTCGTCGACTTCTTCGATCCTCCGTGAAGGTTACAGGTTTAAAAGAGCGATCGTAGTTGGTAAAAGAGGAGGATCCACTACTCCTGTACCTACATGGAGACTCATGGGACGATCTCCTTCTCCACGAGCAGCTGCTTCCAACGGTTCTTTATTACACGCCGCGTCTCCGTCTCACTGTGGGAGCAAATCCGGTAAAGTAGCTGCTGCTCCTGTTTCTGCTAGGAAGTTAGCTGCGACGTTGTGGGAGATGAACGAGATGCCTTCACCGAGattggtggtggaggaggaggctgTGCCAATGATTAGGAAGAGTAGGAAAGAGAGAATTGCGCCGCTTCCTCCCCCGAGATCGTCTGTTCATTCTGGTTCTCTTCCGCCTCATCTTTCTGATCCGTCGCATAGTCCAGTCTCTGAG AGGATGGAAAGATCAGGGACTGGAAGTCGCCAGAGAAGAGCTTCATCAAATGTACAGAAGCTTAGGCTTGGAGACTGCAATGTAGGGGCTAGGGATCCTATTAGCAATGGCAGCTTCATGGAT ATTGAGACTCGATCACGGGTGGAGACACCGAATGGATCAACTGTGGGAGTCAAAACACGGTTGAAGGATTGTAGTAACGCTCTCACAACATCAAAAGAGCTTCTCAAAATCATTAACAGGATGTGGTGTCAAGATGATCGTCCATCTTCTAGCATGTCCCTCGTCTCTGCTTTACATTCTGAGCTTGAAAGAGCTCGCTTACAGGTCAATCAGGTAATTCACGAACATAAACCTGAAAACAACGACATCAGCTACTTGATGAAGCGTTTTGCTGAAGAGAAAGCAGCATGGAAAAGCAACGAGCAGGAAGTTGTCGAGGCTGCAATCGAATCTGTTGCTGGTGAGCTAGAAGTGGAGAGGAAGCTGAGGCGAAGgtttgagagcttgaacaagAAATTGGGCAAAGAATTGGCTGAAACAAAATCAGCTCTGATGAAAGCAGTGAAAGAAATCGAGAACGAGAAGCGAGCGAGAGTGATGGTCGAGAAAGTTTGTGATGAACTAGCAAGAGACATAAGCGAAGACAAAGCCGAAGTTGAAGAACTGAAGAGGGAATCCTTTAAAGTCAAAGAAGAAGtcgaaaaggaaagagagatgtTGCAGTTAGCAGATGCATTGCGGGAAGAGAGAGTGCAAATGAAACTCTCAGAAGCTAAGCATCAGCTCGAGGAGAAAAATGCAGCTGTTGATAAGCTAAGGAACCAGCTTCAAACCTACCTCAAAGCGAAAAGATGTAAAGAGAAGATCCGTGAACCGCCTCATACTCAGTTACATAACGAAGAGACTGGAGAGTACTTGAACCACCACCACATTGGTTTCGGTTCATATAACACTGAAGACGGAGAAGTCGAGGATGGAAATGAAGAGGATTCAGGAGGAGAAAGCGATCTTCATTCCATAGAACTGAACATAGACAACAAGAGCTATAAATGGCCTTATGGTGAAGAGAACAGAGGGAGAAAATCAACGCCAAGGAAAAGCCTTTCTCTACAAAGAAGCATATCGGATTGTGTTGATTGGGTTGTACAGAGCGAGAAGCTTCAAAAGAGTGGAGGAGATGGAGGATTGGATTGGGGAAGATCTATTGAGGTTGAACCTAAAGGGTATTTAGATGAAACACTAGCTTATAAACCAAACAAGGCTTCTTCAAAAGATCACCATCTCGTCTCAGGTTCGAGACTAAGTAACTTCCGTGGTGGATCCGTTTCAAAGTCGCGGTTATCAGATGCCGCCAAAGGCGAAAACCAGAATGCTAGGAAATCAAGATGGTAA
- the LOC104774622 gene encoding uncharacterized protein LOC104774622 — protein MSRRNKNGPKIELRLNLSPPSSQASQMSLVRSPTRSNSTSPSSCVSSETNQEDEIDTTTTSMVLVGCPRCLMYVMLSEDDPKCPKCKSTVLLDFLHHQNTSAATTTAPAANTRRKKTWWRN, from the coding sequence ATGAGCCGGAGAAACAAGAACGGCCCTAAGATTGAGCTGAGGCTGAATCTTTCGCCGCCCTCTTCTCAAGCCAGCCAGATGAGTCTTGTTCGATCACCGACCCGATCCAACTCAACTTCACCGAGCTCATGCGTTTCGTCTGAAACGAACCAGGAGGACGAGATCGACACAACAACAACCTCAATGGTTCTTGTAGGTTGCCCTCGTTGCCTTATGTACGTTATGCTTTCTGAAGATGACCCTAAATGTCCTAAATGCAAAAGCACCGTTCTTCTCGATTTCCTCCATCATCAAAACACTTCTGCCGCTACAACAACAGCTCCCGCTGCCAACACCAGACGCAAGAAGACCTGGTGGAGGAACTGA
- the LOC104774325 gene encoding uncharacterized protein LOC104774325 → MVFFMSYPPTRRQLMVSVGFFAAGVSLFVAGAYLSLANIAPQQDRVKARNDFVKDRLRKWLDD, encoded by the coding sequence ATGGTGTTTTTTATGTCGTATCCGCCGACAAGGCGGCAATTAATGGTGTCTGTGGGTTTTTTCGCGGCGGGCGTTTCTCTCTTCGTCGCTGGAGCGTATCTTTCACTTGCCAACATCGCACCGCAACAAGATCGCGTCAAGGCTCGGAATGATTTCGTCAAGGATCGACTCAGGAAATGGCTCGACGACTAG
- the LOC104704426 gene encoding E3 ubiquitin-protein ligase HERC2-like, giving the protein MSERFAIIGRGFEGEGDSIRIDWINSIERDNLGWEPLKTLGSLDQSAVGTDRTILISDAGEVYAFGKDCFSKSKSEVQETKLITTPQRVKSLTEIFVVQATIGNYFTAVLSREGRVYTLSWGSDERLGNDTDHSCSLPQPLLGALENIPVVQIAAGFCYLLALAIQPTGMSVYSVGCGLGGKLGHGCDDCETQPRLIEQFGFLNIEPVMVSAGTLCVDDPFCF; this is encoded by the exons ATGTCAGAAAGATTTGCTATAATCGGG AGGGGATTTGAAGGAGAAGGCGATTCAATCAGAATAGATTGGATCAATTCGATTGAGAGG GACAACTTGGGCTGGGAACCACTCAAGACTCTTGGCAGCCTCGACCAATCAG CTGTTGGCACTGATAGAACAATATTAATCAGTGATGCTGGTGAAGTTTATGCCTTTGGAAAAGATTGTTTTAGCAAATCTAAGTCAGAAGTCCAAGAAACTAAGCTGATCACAACTCCTCAGCGGGTCAAGTCCTTGACGGAGATCTTTGTGGTACAAGCTACGATAGGAAATTACTTCACGGCGGTTTTGTCGAGAGAAGGCAGAGTCTATACATTATCATGGGGAAGCGATGAAAGACTCGGTAATGATACTGACCATAGCTGTTCGTTGCCTCAACCTCTGTTGGGTGCCTTGGAGAACATCCCTGTCGTGCAAATTGCTGCTGGCTTTTGCTATCTCCTTGCTTTAGCAATTCAACCCACCGGCAT GTCGGTGTACTCAGTTGGATGCGGTTTGGGTGGCAAGCTTGGGCATGGTTGTGACGACTGTGAAACACAGCCTCGTCTGATTGAGCAGTTTGGTTTTTTAAACATTGAACCGGTTATGGTCTCAGCAGGTACATTGTGTGTTGATGATccgttttgtttttga
- the LOC104774876 gene encoding lipid droplet-associated hydrolase-like: protein MNPNDTALCLQAKKMRLVVVRLLLQPCWATPSLRCFLPLIEGSIPHSRFSSGRRYRLNRVTADMETQNKLVEKAKRPAGFRLCRVTGTMTEIMEIKAENPTFHVLFIPGNPGVVSFYKEFLESLYEFLDGNASIVAIGHISHTSKDWESGRLFSFQEQIDHKIDFIRQELESVNVPIVLVGHSIGSYICLEILRKFSKKVVYCIGLYPFLTLNQQSTTQSLIGKLAASSVLSATASFLIASLRLLPMSAARLLVSKSVGASWSDAAVQATCTHLRQYHTMRNVLFMAKSEFRELAAEPDWDFMRANQNKLAFLFGIDDHWGPLQLFEEISKQAPGTSLSIEREGHTHGFSCTVAGSEWVAHHIATLIKNRFSQLQ from the exons ATGAATCCAAACGACACCGCATTGTGTTTGCAAGCGAAAAAGATGCGACTTGTTGTtgtccgtcttcttcttcaaccgtGTTGGGCAACTCCGTCTCTCCGTTGCTTTCTTCCTCTGATCGAGGGTTCGATTCCCCATAGCAGATTCAG TTCTGGGAGAAGATATAGGTTGAATCGTGTGACTGCAGATATGGAGACTCAAAACAAACTAGTGGAAAAAGCTAAAAGACCTGCTGGTTTCAGATTGTGCAGAGTCACTGG TACGATGACGGAGATAATGGAGATTAAAGCTGAGAATCCCACATTCCATGTATTGTTTATCCCGGGGAATCCAG gtgTTGTGTCATTTTACAAGGAGTTTTTGGAATCTTTATATGAGTTTCTTGATGGCAATGCATCTATAGTTG CTATTGGGCATATATCTCACACGAGCAAG GACTGGGAGTCTGGGAGGCTGTTTTCGTTTCAAGAACAAATCGATCATAAG ATAGATTTTATCAGACAGGAGTTGGAGAGCGTGAATGTTCCAATAGTATTG GTTGGGCATTCCATTGGATCTTATATATGCCTTGAAATATTGAGGAAGTTCTCGAAGAAG GTGGTATATTGCATTGGCTTATATCCATTTTTGACTTtgaaccaacaatcaacaacacaGTCATTAATCGGGAAACTTGCAGC GTCTTCTGTTCTGTCAGCTACAGCAAGTTTTCTGATTGCATCACTGAGACTGTTACCTATGTCAGCTGCACGGTTGCTTGTGTCCAAATCTGTTGGAGCTTCATGGTCTGATGCTGCTGTTCAAGCTACTTGCACTCACTTGAGGCAG TACCACACGATGCGCAATGTTCTCTTTATGGCAAAGTCAGAGTTTAGAGAG CTTGCAGCAGAGCCAGATTGGGATTTCATGAGGGCAAACCAAAACAAGCTTGCATTTTTATTTGGCATTGATGATCACTGGGGTCCATTGCAACTCTTTGAAGAG ATTTCTAAGCAGGCTCCGGGTACTTCCTTATCTATCGAAAGGGAAGGTCACACGCACGGATTCAGCTGCACGGTGGCTGGCTCAGAATGGGTTGCGCATCACATAGCCACTCTGATCAAGAACCGGTTTTCACAGCTCCAATAA
- the LOC104775047 gene encoding uncharacterized protein LOC104775047 produces MHALTNSGAVLLAVLLFFLLILVAELSYIFCRRTGSLPSPASQEVIFQFLMCCKKNHHSRSRIEPSTGIVSVQMEEHAVAAAAPEEDVTAADKWRVSRLLFTIEEEDLDQLEDDDDDDVASVEVDSDGELRLDVPMEYSGDPTPFLTPCDSPPYFTPSPSPGRDEDDVIDVYDISSRTSCCFNFQGSQMC; encoded by the coding sequence ATGCATGCCCTCACTAACTCCGGGGCCGTACTTCTCGCTGTTttactcttcttcctcctcatccttGTCGCCGAACTCTCCTACATCTTTTGTCGCCGCACCGGATCTTTACCGTCTCCGGCAAGTCAAGAGGTCATTTTCCAATTCTTGATGTGTTGCAAGAAGAACCATCACTCTCGTTCTCGTATTGAGCCAAGTACCGGAATCGTTTCTGTACAGATGGAGGAGCACGCTGTTGCTGCTGCGGCGCCGGAGGAGGATGTGACCGCTGCGGACAAGTGGCGAGTGTCGAGGCTTTTGTTCACAATCGAGGAAGAGGATTTGGATCAattagaagatgatgatgatgatgatgtggccTCTGTGGAAGTAGATAGTGATGGCGAACTCCGACTTGACGTTCCAATGGAATATTCCGGCGATCCAACACCGTTCTTGACGCCGTGCGACTCTCCTCCGTACTTCACCCCTTCGCCATCTCCTGGTCGGGATGAGGATGACGTCATTGATGTTTATGACATCAGCAGCAGAACTAGCTGTTGTTTCAATTTCCAAGGCTCTCAGatgtgttaa
- the LOC104774746 gene encoding 2-Cys peroxiredoxin BAS1, chloroplastic translates to MASVASSTTLISSPSSRVFPVKSSLSSPSVSFLRTLSSPSASAVALRSGFARRSSLTSTSRRSFAVKAQADELPLVGNKAPDFEAEAVFDQEFIKVKLSEYIGKKYVILFFYPLDFTFVCPTEITAFSDRYSEFEKLNTEVLGVSVDSVFSHLAWVQTDRKSGGLGDLNYPLVSDVTKSIAKSFGVLIHDQGIALRGLFIIDKEGVIQHSTINNLGIGRSVDETMRTLQALQYIQENPDEVCPAGWKPGEKSMKPDPKLSKDYFAAI, encoded by the exons ATGGCgtctgttgcttcttcaactaCTCTCATCTCTTCACCCTCTTCTAGGGTTTTTCCAGTAAAGTCTTCACTTTCCTCTCCATCTGTTTCTTTCCTTCGAACCCTTTCTTCTCCTTCCGCATCTGCTGTTGCTCTCCGCTCCGGCTTTGCTCGACGCTCTTCCCTCACTTCCACTTCTCGCCGGAGCTTTGCTGTCAAGGCCCAGGCC GATGAACTTCCACTGGTTGGAAACAAGGCTCCTGATTTCGAGGCAGAGGCTGTGTTCGATCAAGAGTTCATCAAG GTTAAGCTCTCTGAGTACATTGGGAAGAAGTATGTGATTCTCTTTTTCTACCCTTTGGACTTCACTTTCGTCTGCCCAACAG agATTACTGCCTTCAGTGACCGCTACTCAGAATTTGAGAAGTTGAACACAGAAGTATTAGGTGTCTCTGTCGATAGTGTG TTCTCGCATCTTGCGTGGGTCCAAACAGACAGGAAATCTGGAGGTCTTGGTGATCTGAACTATCCCCTTGTTTCAGATGTCACTAAATCAATTGCAAAATCTTTTGGAGTGCTCATCCATGATCAG GGAATAGCACTGAGAGGGCTCTTCATCATCGACAAGGAAGGAGTGATTCAACATTCCACCATCAACAATCTTGGTATTGGCCGAAGTGTTGATGAGACAATGAGAACCCTCCAG GCGTTACAGTACATCCAGGAAAACCCGGATGAAGTCTGCCCTGCCGGATGGAAGCCAGGTGAGAAGTCAATGAAACCCGACCCCAAACTCAGCAAAGATTACTTCGCTGCTATTTAG